Proteins encoded together in one Catellatospora citrea window:
- a CDS encoding RNA polymerase-binding protein RbpA, whose protein sequence is MGERVLRGSRLGAVSYESDRNTEFAPRQTREFSCVNGHRFEVPFAVDAEVPSTWECKFDGAVARLVDGTEPEQKKVKPPRTHWDMLLERRSIEELEEILNERLAEVRTKRGR, encoded by the coding sequence ATGGGCGAGCGCGTGCTGCGGGGAAGCCGACTTGGCGCCGTCAGCTACGAGTCTGACCGCAACACCGAGTTCGCGCCCCGGCAGACCCGTGAGTTCTCCTGCGTCAACGGGCACCGGTTCGAGGTGCCGTTCGCCGTGGACGCCGAGGTGCCCTCGACGTGGGAGTGCAAGTTCGACGGCGCCGTGGCGCGTCTGGTCGACGGCACCGAGCCGGAGCAGAAGAAGGTCAAGCCCCCGCGTACGCACTGGGACATGCTGCTGGAGCGCCGCTCGATCGAGGAGCTCGAGGAGATCCTGAACGAGCGCCTGGCCGAGGTGCGCACCAAGCGCGGTCGCTGA
- a CDS encoding GNAT family N-acetyltransferase, which produces MYELQRLTPAHAPALLAFETANRAWFARIIADRGDDYFTHFPERHAAILAEQAAGLHHFHVVTRPAAAIVGRVNLVDVAGGRAELGYRIAESASGAGLATAMVAQVCALAAGEYGLTGLTAVTTLDNGASAAVLRRNGFTVDGPITLGDRPGMRYVRDLLISVS; this is translated from the coding sequence ATGTACGAGCTGCAGCGGCTGACCCCCGCGCACGCCCCGGCGCTGCTGGCGTTCGAGACCGCCAACCGGGCCTGGTTCGCGCGGATCATCGCCGACCGGGGCGACGACTACTTCACGCACTTCCCCGAGCGGCACGCGGCGATCCTCGCCGAGCAGGCGGCGGGGCTGCACCATTTCCACGTCGTGACCCGCCCGGCCGCGGCGATCGTGGGCCGGGTCAACCTGGTCGACGTCGCCGGCGGCCGCGCCGAGCTCGGCTACCGGATCGCCGAGAGCGCGTCGGGCGCGGGTCTGGCCACGGCGATGGTGGCGCAGGTCTGCGCGCTGGCCGCGGGCGAGTACGGGCTGACCGGTCTCACCGCCGTGACGACCCTCGACAACGGCGCCTCCGCCGCGGTACTGCGCCGCAACGGCTTCACTGTCGATGGTCCGATCACTCTCGGTGACCGTCCGGGTATGCGGTACGTCCGTGACCTGCTGATCTCGGTGAGCTGA
- a CDS encoding coiled-coil domain-containing protein: MPAPVRRPRPASLLALLVAAVLLVTGFGTPANAEPNEIPSTKVAQARQNLESAAGQYLEAEAAMLKAKKEQTTMNQTLLAAENRYTRVRASVAKYAAEAYKAGRLGVIGVMLNANSSDEFLARSAAMEKLTARDEARISELVHVKKEISAAKAAVDASVQEQAKHFAEMAKLRKAADKALSALGGEATRGWVDPNSPLAAPAKRNSDGTWPKEVCSINDPTRPSSDACITPRTLHAYEQAREDGFKRYTSCWRPGDMYEHPKGRACDFSAAAGGFGGTASGADRTYGNKLAAYFVKNASALGVMYVIWFCQVWTATGGGWHRYSPTGSSCGDSPSADHTDHVHLSVY, translated from the coding sequence GTGCCTGCCCCGGTGCGCCGCCCCCGCCCTGCGTCCCTGCTCGCCCTGCTCGTGGCCGCCGTGTTGCTGGTCACCGGCTTCGGGACGCCCGCCAACGCCGAGCCCAACGAGATCCCGTCGACCAAGGTCGCCCAGGCGCGCCAGAACCTGGAGAGCGCCGCCGGGCAGTACCTGGAGGCCGAGGCGGCGATGCTGAAGGCCAAAAAAGAACAGACCACCATGAACCAGACGCTGCTGGCGGCGGAGAACCGGTACACGCGGGTCCGGGCGAGCGTCGCCAAGTACGCCGCCGAGGCGTACAAGGCCGGGCGGCTCGGCGTCATCGGCGTGATGCTGAACGCGAACTCGTCCGACGAGTTCCTGGCCCGCTCCGCGGCGATGGAGAAGTTGACCGCCCGCGACGAGGCCCGCATCAGTGAGCTGGTCCACGTCAAGAAGGAGATCTCCGCCGCCAAGGCCGCCGTCGACGCCTCCGTGCAGGAGCAGGCCAAGCACTTCGCCGAGATGGCGAAGCTGCGCAAGGCCGCCGACAAGGCGCTCAGCGCGCTGGGCGGCGAGGCCACCCGCGGCTGGGTCGACCCGAATTCGCCGCTGGCCGCGCCGGCCAAGCGCAACTCGGACGGCACCTGGCCCAAGGAGGTCTGCAGCATCAACGACCCCACCCGGCCCTCGTCGGACGCCTGCATCACCCCGCGCACGCTGCACGCCTACGAGCAGGCGCGCGAGGACGGGTTCAAGCGGTACACCTCGTGCTGGCGCCCTGGCGACATGTACGAGCACCCCAAGGGCCGGGCCTGCGACTTCTCGGCCGCGGCAGGGGGATTCGGCGGGACGGCCTCCGGCGCCGACCGCACCTACGGCAACAAGCTGGCCGCGTACTTCGTCAAGAACGCCAGCGCGCTCGGGGTCATGTACGTCATCTGGTTCTGCCAGGTGTGGACCGCCACCGGCGGCGGCTGGCACAGGTACTCGCCGACCGGGTCGAGCTGCGGAGACTCGCCGTCGGCCGACCACACCGACCACGTGCACCTGTCGGTGTACTAG
- a CDS encoding sigma-70 family RNA polymerase sigma factor, translating to MRSDTSLARAAAAGDREAFDRLYRLYRPGLLGFVFRQVGDRHTAEDVVQETFLVAWRDLAKLRDPDVFRTWLFSIAYRRARSVAARVAPAPLPDPALLVDDSPGRHPEQAAEQREAYELVWAAAHGLEPRQRAVLELNVRWELSSREIGEVLGVGTAHAAVLVHRSRAALGSAVRTVLIARRHGRCAGLDAIVHGRRRLTSRERSQVDRHVRGCDRCRRLSARNGAAAVLAALLALTDGPVPGGSAQTSPAAAIAAAGARGLRLPGKLALGSAATVLAATGVYALVPVVGEGPDVDRAGSAAAAVAAGVAPGSVSPSVSAPASTAPSAAPVSPSASPSVVASARPSPTKAAPVTLEAQMLALVNQARKSAGCGALRAEPKLDKAARLHSADMAKRNYFSHTTPDGVSPWDRAKAAGYDQPSAENIAAGNASAKATMTQWMNSPGHKANILNCSYKAMGVGRATGGSYRYYWTQMFGFR from the coding sequence ATGCGGTCAGACACGTCCCTCGCCAGGGCCGCCGCGGCGGGCGACCGCGAGGCGTTCGACCGGCTCTACCGCCTGTACCGGCCGGGCCTGCTCGGCTTCGTCTTCCGGCAGGTCGGTGACCGGCACACCGCCGAGGACGTGGTGCAGGAGACGTTCCTCGTCGCCTGGCGCGACCTGGCCAAGCTGCGCGACCCCGACGTGTTCCGGACCTGGCTGTTCTCCATCGCCTACCGCCGGGCCAGGTCGGTGGCGGCCCGGGTCGCGCCCGCCCCGCTGCCCGATCCGGCGCTGCTGGTCGACGACAGCCCCGGCCGCCACCCCGAGCAGGCCGCCGAGCAGCGGGAGGCGTACGAGCTGGTCTGGGCCGCCGCGCACGGGCTCGAACCGCGCCAGCGCGCGGTGCTGGAGCTGAACGTGCGGTGGGAGCTGTCCAGCCGCGAGATCGGCGAGGTGCTCGGTGTCGGCACCGCGCACGCCGCGGTGCTGGTGCACCGCTCGCGCGCGGCGTTGGGCAGCGCGGTGCGCACCGTGCTCATCGCCCGCAGGCACGGCCGCTGCGCCGGGCTCGACGCCATCGTGCACGGCCGCAGGCGGCTGACCTCCCGGGAACGGTCGCAGGTCGACCGGCACGTGCGCGGCTGCGACCGGTGCCGCCGCCTGTCCGCCCGCAACGGCGCGGCTGCCGTGCTCGCCGCGCTGCTGGCGCTCACCGACGGGCCGGTGCCGGGCGGCTCGGCGCAGACCAGCCCGGCGGCCGCGATCGCCGCCGCGGGCGCGCGCGGGCTGCGGCTGCCCGGCAAGCTGGCGCTCGGCTCGGCGGCGACCGTGCTGGCCGCGACCGGCGTGTACGCGCTGGTCCCGGTGGTCGGCGAGGGCCCGGACGTCGACCGGGCCGGTAGCGCCGCCGCCGCCGTCGCGGCAGGCGTCGCCCCCGGGTCCGTGTCGCCGTCGGTCTCGGCGCCGGCCTCGACCGCGCCCTCGGCTGCGCCGGTGAGCCCGTCGGCCTCGCCGTCGGTCGTCGCGTCGGCGCGGCCCAGCCCCACCAAGGCCGCCCCGGTGACGCTGGAGGCGCAGATGCTGGCGCTGGTCAACCAGGCCCGCAAGAGCGCGGGCTGCGGTGCGCTGCGCGCCGAGCCGAAGCTGGACAAGGCCGCCCGGTTGCACAGCGCCGACATGGCCAAGCGCAACTACTTCTCGCACACCACGCCGGACGGGGTCAGCCCGTGGGACCGGGCCAAGGCGGCGGGCTACGACCAGCCGTCGGCGGAGAACATCGCCGCGGGCAACGCCTCCGCGAAGGCGACCATGACCCAGTGGATGAACTCGCCCGGCCACAAGGCGAACATCCTGAACTGCTCCTACAAGGCGATGGGCGTGGGCCGGGCGACCGGCGGCTCCTACCGCTACTACTGGACCCAGATGTTCGGCTTCCGCTGA
- a CDS encoding sulfite exporter TauE/SafE family protein: MQTTLTVAEGVAVLLAGMAAGGINAVVGSGTLVTFPVLLALGYPPVVANVSNTVGLVPGSLSGAYAYRKGLAGHAPLLLRLGTASVLGALLGAVLLLWLPPGAFNAIVPVLIGLALVLVILQPRLARSLAHRRPESDRRVGPLLLLGVFGAGVYGGYFGAAQGVLLLGLLGVLLSTDLQWVNGIKNVLAALVNGVAAVLFIALGMVAWQPALLIAAGSVVGGLIGGRWGRRLPPAVLRALIVVIGLVAMIKLLV, translated from the coding sequence ATGCAGACGACGCTGACCGTCGCCGAGGGCGTGGCGGTGCTGCTGGCCGGGATGGCCGCGGGCGGGATCAACGCGGTGGTGGGCTCCGGCACGCTGGTGACCTTCCCGGTGCTGCTGGCCCTGGGCTACCCGCCGGTCGTCGCGAACGTCTCCAACACGGTGGGCCTGGTGCCCGGCTCGCTGTCCGGGGCGTACGCCTACCGCAAGGGCCTGGCCGGGCACGCCCCGCTGCTGCTGCGCCTGGGCACCGCCTCGGTGCTGGGCGCCCTGCTCGGCGCGGTGCTGTTGCTGTGGCTGCCGCCGGGCGCGTTCAACGCGATCGTGCCGGTGCTGATCGGCCTGGCCCTGGTGCTGGTGATCCTGCAGCCGCGACTGGCCCGGTCGCTGGCTCACCGGCGTCCCGAGAGCGACCGGCGCGTGGGCCCGTTGCTGCTGCTCGGCGTGTTCGGCGCGGGTGTGTACGGCGGCTACTTCGGCGCGGCCCAGGGCGTGCTGCTGCTGGGGCTGCTCGGGGTGCTGCTCTCCACCGACCTGCAGTGGGTCAACGGCATCAAGAACGTGCTGGCGGCGCTGGTGAACGGGGTCGCCGCGGTGCTGTTCATCGCCCTGGGCATGGTCGCCTGGCAGCCCGCGCTGCTGATCGCCGCGGGCTCGGTCGTCGGTGGCCTCATCGGCGGCCGCTGGGGCCGCCGCCTGCCCCCGGCGGTCCTGCGCGCCCTCATCGTCGTCATCGGCCTGGTCGCCATGATCAAGCTCCTGGTCTGA
- a CDS encoding CGNR zinc finger domain-containing protein — translation MLFAHDTEVALVAAAALVNTTGSDGEKLPDLAALDDFVRTYEWTGDREHTAAELRAVQDLRPRLRRVWEADEDEVVQIVNTLLRESNALPQLVKHDQWDYHLHATPSDAPLATRLAVEAAMALVDVVRSGELSRLRVCELPDCGNVVVDLSKNRSKRFCDAGCGNRAAVTAYRARKAAARA, via the coding sequence ATGCTTTTTGCTCATGACACTGAAGTAGCGCTGGTGGCCGCCGCGGCACTGGTCAACACCACCGGCTCGGACGGCGAGAAGCTGCCCGACCTGGCCGCGCTCGACGACTTCGTCCGGACGTACGAGTGGACCGGCGACCGCGAGCACACCGCCGCCGAGCTGCGCGCGGTGCAGGACCTGCGCCCGCGGCTGCGCCGGGTGTGGGAGGCCGACGAGGACGAGGTCGTGCAGATCGTGAACACGCTGCTGCGCGAGTCGAACGCGCTCCCCCAGCTCGTCAAGCACGACCAGTGGGACTACCACCTGCACGCGACACCCTCGGACGCGCCGCTGGCCACCCGCTTGGCGGTCGAGGCCGCGATGGCGCTCGTCGACGTCGTCCGCAGCGGTGAGCTCAGCCGCCTGCGCGTCTGCGAACTCCCCGACTGCGGCAACGTGGTCGTCGACCTGTCCAAGAACCGCTCGAAGCGCTTCTGCGACGCCGGCTGCGGCAACCGCGCCGCCGTCACCGCCTACCGCGCCCGCAAGGCCGCCGCCCGCGCCTGA
- a CDS encoding EamA family transporter: MQTQRSAGVGLGLALLSAATFGTSGTFARSLIEAGWSAEAAVAARVGAAALMLAVPTVLALRGKWHVLRRNLGSIGVFGLLAVVGAQVGFFNAVRYLPVGIALLLEYLGIILVVFWMWARHGQRPRRLTLAGSAAAMLGLFFVFDVTGGGSIDPVGVLWGLGAAVGLAAYFVLSARVDERLPSVAMASSGMAIGAVVLLALGAFGALPLRATFGDVTFAGERMSWLVPIVGLSLVAAVISYVSGIGAARILGARLSSFVGLTEVLFAVLIAWLFLGELPVPVQLLGGALIIGGVVLVRVDELRSAPAVPGDVVPAAEPALAGQGR; the protein is encoded by the coding sequence ATGCAGACCCAACGCTCCGCCGGTGTCGGCCTCGGTCTGGCCCTGCTGTCGGCCGCGACGTTCGGCACCTCCGGCACCTTCGCCCGGTCCCTGATCGAGGCGGGCTGGTCGGCCGAGGCCGCGGTGGCCGCGCGGGTGGGCGCCGCCGCCCTGATGCTGGCCGTGCCGACCGTCCTCGCCCTGCGCGGCAAGTGGCACGTGCTGCGCCGCAACCTCGGCTCGATCGGCGTCTTCGGGCTGCTCGCCGTCGTGGGCGCGCAGGTGGGTTTCTTCAACGCCGTCCGATACCTGCCCGTCGGCATCGCCCTGCTCCTGGAGTACCTGGGCATCATCCTCGTGGTGTTCTGGATGTGGGCCCGGCACGGCCAGCGGCCGCGCCGGCTGACCCTGGCCGGGTCGGCGGCGGCGATGCTGGGGCTGTTCTTCGTGTTCGACGTGACCGGCGGCGGCAGCATCGACCCGGTGGGCGTGCTGTGGGGCCTGGGCGCGGCGGTGGGCCTGGCGGCGTACTTCGTGCTCAGCGCGCGGGTCGACGAGCGGCTGCCGTCGGTGGCCATGGCCAGCAGCGGCATGGCGATCGGCGCGGTGGTCCTGCTGGCGCTCGGCGCGTTCGGCGCGCTGCCGCTGCGGGCCACCTTCGGCGACGTCACGTTCGCGGGGGAGCGGATGAGCTGGCTGGTGCCGATCGTCGGGCTGTCGCTGGTGGCCGCGGTGATCTCGTACGTCTCCGGCATCGGTGCGGCCCGGATCCTGGGCGCGCGGCTGTCGTCGTTCGTCGGGCTGACCGAGGTGCTGTTCGCGGTGCTGATCGCCTGGCTGTTCCTGGGCGAGCTGCCGGTGCCGGTGCAGCTGCTCGGCGGCGCACTGATCATCGGCGGCGTGGTGCTGGTGCGCGTCGACGAGCTGCGGTCCGCGCCGGCCGTGCCGGGCGACGTGGTGCCCGCCGCCGAGCCTGCGCTCGCGGGCCAGGGCCGCTAG
- a CDS encoding extracellular catalytic domain type 1 short-chain-length polyhydroxyalkanoate depolymerase yields MSVPSPDRTAVPPLRRLATAVATALALLLAQLAVPTPAHAAGGFFHGVYASIYGTRDYHGYVPSSYRPGTPMPLLVALHGCTENDVGFDLLSGWSAEAEARGFIVVFPDQSNVVNPATCWNWFLETNQHRGWGEPAIIAGITTRMRSQYTVDARRIFTTGVSAGGVMADIMAVTYPDLFASVSVMAGCEYDCDVLQLQTARESGRKALQEMGSRARPVPAIIFQGTADLVVPPSTAYRIAEQWTTVAGTDPVADTVTTGQVPGGRTFTHLTYRTTSGQPLVEQYMIDGAGHAYPGGCPCSLYGDPAGPDATALTWDFFLAHPKP; encoded by the coding sequence ATGTCTGTCCCGTCCCCGGACCGCACCGCCGTTCCACCGCTCCGCCGCCTCGCCACCGCCGTCGCGACCGCGCTCGCCCTGCTCCTGGCGCAGCTCGCGGTGCCCACCCCGGCGCACGCCGCGGGCGGGTTCTTCCACGGCGTCTACGCGAGCATCTACGGCACCCGCGACTACCACGGCTACGTGCCGTCGTCGTACCGGCCCGGCACACCCATGCCCCTGCTGGTCGCCCTGCACGGCTGCACCGAGAACGACGTCGGCTTCGACCTGCTCTCCGGCTGGAGCGCCGAGGCCGAAGCGCGCGGGTTCATCGTCGTCTTCCCCGACCAGAGCAACGTGGTCAACCCCGCCACCTGCTGGAACTGGTTCCTGGAGACCAACCAGCACCGCGGCTGGGGCGAGCCCGCCATCATCGCCGGCATCACCACCCGGATGCGCTCGCAGTACACCGTCGACGCCAGGCGGATCTTCACGACCGGCGTCTCCGCGGGCGGCGTGATGGCCGACATCATGGCGGTGACCTATCCGGACCTGTTCGCGTCCGTCTCCGTCATGGCCGGCTGCGAGTACGACTGCGACGTGCTGCAACTGCAGACCGCGCGGGAGTCCGGCCGCAAGGCGCTGCAGGAGATGGGCAGCCGGGCCCGCCCCGTGCCCGCGATCATCTTCCAGGGCACCGCCGACCTGGTCGTGCCACCGTCCACGGCATACCGCATCGCCGAGCAGTGGACGACCGTCGCCGGCACCGACCCGGTCGCCGACACCGTGACCACCGGCCAGGTCCCCGGCGGCCGCACCTTCACCCACCTGACCTACCGCACCACGTCCGGCCAACCCCTGGTCGAGCAGTACATGATCGACGGCGCGGGCCACGCCTACCCCGGCGGCTGCCCCTGCTCGCTCTACGGCGATCCCGCCGGCCCCGACGCCACCGCCCTCACCTGGGACTTCTTCCTGGCCCACCCCAAACCCTGA
- a CDS encoding TetR/AcrR family transcriptional regulator: protein MTTPRWEPRRLSAVAVELPEGVTPPGTRGRILLSALRLFAEYGFHGTSIRDLAGAAGINSATLYAHYPAKEHVLAELVLLGHTELHRRLQQALVEAPPGPAAQLAALVRAQVGAHADFPLLALVANAELHALSPERAAPALALREQSRELGLRVLRLGVAQGVFHVADPLLAATAIGSMGMQVAHWFGPDQPYTRDQVADTYAGYALQLAGAADVPAKKTARAPGATPAKKG, encoded by the coding sequence GTGACGACGCCCCGGTGGGAGCCGCGGCGGCTGAGCGCCGTCGCCGTCGAGCTGCCCGAGGGCGTCACCCCGCCCGGCACCCGCGGCCGCATCCTGCTGTCGGCGCTGCGGCTGTTCGCCGAGTACGGCTTCCACGGCACGTCCATCCGCGACCTGGCCGGGGCCGCCGGGATCAACTCGGCCACGCTGTACGCGCACTACCCGGCCAAGGAGCACGTGCTCGCCGAACTGGTCCTGCTCGGGCACACCGAACTGCACCGCCGCCTGCAGCAGGCGCTCGTGGAAGCCCCGCCCGGACCCGCCGCGCAACTCGCCGCGCTGGTGCGGGCGCAGGTGGGCGCGCACGCCGACTTCCCGCTGCTGGCGCTGGTCGCCAACGCGGAGCTGCACGCGCTGTCGCCGGAACGGGCCGCCCCCGCGCTGGCGCTGCGCGAGCAGTCCCGCGAGCTCGGTCTGCGCGTGCTGCGGCTCGGCGTCGCGCAGGGCGTGTTCCACGTCGCCGACCCGCTGCTGGCCGCGACGGCGATCGGTTCGATGGGCATGCAGGTCGCGCACTGGTTCGGCCCCGACCAGCCCTACACCCGGGACCAGGTCGCCGACACCTATGCCGGCTACGCCCTCCAGCTCGCCGGCGCGGCCGACGTCCCGGCGAAGAAGACCGCCCGTGCCCCGGGCGCCACCCCCGCGAAGAAAGGCTGA
- a CDS encoding alpha/beta hydrolase gives MRSIEIPVPGGSLHALRFGDGAKIALAAHGITASAMSFRTVARHLPADWSLVAVDLRGRGGSAGLPGPYGMDAHAADLAAVAERLGAPVALTGQSMGAYAALRAAVRRPELFDRLVLVDGGLPLPVPAEFDPDQLLELTIGPAVARLRETYPSVDAYVAFFQAHPALAGDWNDDMVEYVRYDAAGEPGAVRSRTSSEAVYADGRDLLVNGSAFGADLVRLPLPATLLHAPRGMFGQEPGMLPQPVVDHWAAQAPSLRPELVADTNHYTILMTDRPAALIAQRLTGDS, from the coding sequence ATGCGCTCGATCGAGATTCCGGTTCCCGGTGGTTCGCTGCACGCGCTGCGCTTCGGCGACGGCGCGAAGATCGCGCTCGCCGCGCACGGCATCACCGCCTCGGCGATGTCGTTTCGCACCGTGGCCCGGCATCTTCCGGCGGACTGGAGCCTGGTCGCGGTGGACCTGCGCGGCCGCGGCGGCAGCGCCGGCCTGCCCGGGCCGTACGGCATGGACGCGCACGCCGCCGATCTCGCCGCGGTCGCCGAGCGGCTGGGCGCGCCGGTCGCGCTGACCGGCCAGTCGATGGGGGCGTACGCCGCGCTGCGTGCCGCTGTGCGGCGGCCCGAGCTGTTCGACCGCCTGGTGCTGGTCGACGGGGGACTGCCGCTGCCGGTGCCGGCGGAGTTCGACCCGGACCAGCTGCTGGAGCTGACCATCGGCCCCGCCGTCGCCCGGCTGCGTGAGACCTACCCGTCGGTGGACGCTTACGTCGCCTTCTTCCAGGCGCACCCGGCGCTGGCCGGGGACTGGAACGACGACATGGTCGAGTACGTGCGCTACGACGCCGCAGGTGAGCCCGGCGCGGTCCGCTCTCGCACCAGCTCCGAGGCCGTCTACGCGGACGGCCGGGACCTGCTGGTCAACGGCTCTGCGTTCGGTGCGGACCTGGTGCGGCTGCCGCTGCCCGCGACGCTGCTGCACGCCCCGCGCGGCATGTTCGGGCAGGAGCCCGGCATGCTGCCGCAGCCGGTGGTGGACCACTGGGCGGCGCAGGCACCGTCGCTGCGTCCGGAGCTGGTCGCCGACACCAACCACTACACGATCCTGATGACCGACCGCCCCGCGGCGCTCATCGCCCAGCGCCTCACCGGGGATTCCTGA
- a CDS encoding diguanylate cyclase has translation MTKLSQSVHGRVALWSSLQAALRAPLARVGPRLTVAFLAVALLLPLVGLVAIREQHASSLRAAQIEAQNVAEQVAHLVTQPAGPGQPLLYQQPAGLQQYVSRVNRDGNRDLEIVGLNRRVLADAIPANRGRLFADDRGGEVAATMRDGRPRAFRELNVDYPGGIELMAVPMRAAQNKIVGAVLLEYTPLYRQLLAGGGETRQIIVGASLAGMGAALALGYLLSHGLVRDLRRLTRAADLLAAGDGGARAVVGSRGELGDLAAAFNSMADRLAAQRATLTELAVRDPLTGLHNRRSFEDRLNAALSRAGRAESAVSLLMLDLDHFKAVNDRHGHPAGDQVLRTVAALLVRELRGVDMAARLGGEEFGVLLPGLGHRDAVAVAERLRAAIARCPVVHGGVTIQVTASFGVVCRPADGRTADELLARADDALYRAKRAGRDRVSGPAQPVQQ, from the coding sequence ATGACCAAGCTGAGCCAGTCCGTGCACGGGCGGGTGGCGCTGTGGTCCTCGCTTCAGGCGGCGCTGCGGGCGCCCCTGGCCCGCGTCGGTCCGCGCCTGACCGTGGCGTTCCTGGCGGTCGCGCTGCTGCTGCCCCTGGTCGGCCTGGTCGCCATCCGCGAACAGCACGCGTCGAGCCTGCGGGCGGCCCAGATCGAGGCCCAGAACGTCGCCGAGCAGGTCGCGCACCTGGTCACCCAGCCCGCCGGGCCGGGGCAGCCCCTGCTCTACCAGCAGCCGGCGGGCCTGCAGCAGTACGTCAGCCGGGTCAACCGCGACGGCAACCGTGATCTGGAGATAGTCGGCCTGAACCGGCGCGTGCTGGCCGACGCGATCCCGGCCAACCGGGGGCGGCTGTTCGCCGACGACCGAGGCGGCGAGGTCGCCGCCACCATGCGCGACGGGCGGCCGCGCGCGTTCCGTGAGCTCAACGTCGACTACCCGGGCGGGATCGAGCTGATGGCGGTGCCCATGCGCGCCGCCCAGAACAAGATCGTCGGGGCGGTGCTGCTGGAGTACACGCCGCTCTACCGCCAGCTGCTGGCCGGTGGCGGCGAGACCCGCCAGATCATCGTGGGTGCGAGCCTGGCCGGGATGGGCGCCGCGCTGGCGCTGGGCTACCTGCTGTCCCACGGCCTGGTCCGGGACCTGCGGCGGCTCACCCGGGCCGCGGACCTGCTGGCCGCCGGGGACGGCGGCGCACGCGCCGTGGTCGGTAGCCGTGGCGAGCTGGGGGACCTGGCAGCGGCCTTCAACAGCATGGCCGACCGCCTCGCCGCGCAGCGGGCCACGCTCACCGAGTTGGCGGTGCGCGACCCGCTCACCGGCCTGCACAACCGGCGCTCCTTCGAGGATCGGCTGAACGCCGCGCTGTCCCGGGCCGGGCGCGCCGAGTCCGCGGTGTCGCTGCTCATGCTGGACCTGGATCACTTCAAGGCGGTCAACGACCGGCACGGCCACCCGGCGGGCGACCAGGTGCTGCGTACGGTGGCGGCGCTGCTGGTGCGGGAGCTGCGGGGGGTGGACATGGCGGCGCGGCTCGGCGGCGAGGAGTTCGGGGTGCTGCTGCCGGGCCTCGGCCACCGGGACGCGGTCGCGGTCGCCGAACGGCTGCGGGCGGCGATCGCCCGCTGCCCGGTGGTGCACGGGGGAGTCACCATCCAGGTGACCGCGAGTTTCGGCGTGGTCTGCCGGCCCGCGGACGGTCGAACCGCCGATGAGCTGCTGGCACGCGCCGACGACGCGCTCTATCGCGCCAAGCGTGCCGGGCGGGACCGGGTCAGCGGGCCGGCGCAGCCGGTGCAGCAGTGA